The following proteins are encoded in a genomic region of Sesamum indicum cultivar Zhongzhi No. 13 linkage group LG8, S_indicum_v1.0, whole genome shotgun sequence:
- the LOC105167588 gene encoding elongation of fatty acids protein 3-like: MASFHTFTYYLSEHPSIVGFRWSPSQSWGSTWLFLFSSIALYIATAVILHVFLLLLLRRSRAVPLGPLPAVHSLSMALISATIFAGILLSASAEIRDTRWSWRRSRTTPFQWLLCFPLGTRPSGRVFFWSYIYYLSRFLHAIRTFITILRYRNLSSFKLFNHSILIFMSFLWLEFSQSFQVLAILLTSLVYSVVYGYRFWTAIGLPRACFPFVVNCQMVLLSCNLVCHVGVLLLHFIKGGCNGIGAWVFNSVLNGAILFLFLNFYVRMHLKKRKAGASATAAAGDDRRYVAEKLELIKDKEG, encoded by the coding sequence ATGGCGTCATTTCATACCTTCACGTATTACCTCTCGGAGCATCCTTCTATCGTCGGCTTCCGGTGGAGCCCCTCCCAATCCTGGGGTTCCACCTGGTTATTCCTCTTCTCTTCAATCGCCCTTTATATTGCCACCGCCGTTATTCTTCATGTTTTCCTCCTGCTCCTTTTACGCCGAAGCCGGGCAGTTCCTCTCGGCCCCCTGCCAGCGGTCCACTCCCTCTCAATGGCCCTCATCTCGGCCACCATCTTCGCCGGCATCCTCCTATCCGCATCCGCAGAGATCCGGGATACACGGTGGTCTTGGCGCCGCTCCCGCACCACACCCTTCCAGTGGCTCCTCTGCTTCCCCCTCGGAACGCGCCCCTCCGGACGCGTCTTCTTCTGGTCCTACATCTACTACCTCTCGCGCTTCCTCCACGCGATTCGGACATTCATCACCATTCTCCGTTACCGAAACCTCTCCTCCTTCAAATTGTTCAACCACTCGATATTGATATTCATGTCGTTTCTCTGGCTGGAATTCTCGCAATCGTTCCAAGTGCTGGCGATTCTGTTGACGTCGCTGGTATACTCCGTCGTGTACGGCTACAGATTTTGGACGGCGATCGGGCTGCCGAGGGCGTGTTTCCCGTTCGTCGTCAACTGCCAGATGGTTCTGCTGAGCTGCAATCTGGTGTGCCACGTTGGGGTGCTCCTGCTGCACTTTATTAAGGGCGGCTGCAATGGGATTGGCGCGTGGGTTTTCAACTCCGTCCTCAACGGAGCaattctctttctcttcttgaaTTTCTACGTCAGAATGCATCTCAAAAAACGAAAGGCCGGAGCCAGCGCCACCGCCGCCGCCGGTGATGATAGGCGTTATGTGGCTGAAAAGTTGGAGCTGATCAAAGACAAAGAAGGTTga